One part of the Pseudoliparis swirei isolate HS2019 ecotype Mariana Trench chromosome 6, NWPU_hadal_v1, whole genome shotgun sequence genome encodes these proteins:
- the ccdc77 gene encoding coiled-coil domain-containing protein 77 isoform X2, producing the protein MFALLTTATMFSVFSVLCAAGMASPTKDATPHRASSRTPGREPDSPLPPIHERLAYLRPSRELLEFYREKIAQFDGEHEDLLQMLDKYRVITEDQHKLQWEVRQREGEIAELQNALSDMQVYLFQEREQSLRLYAENDRLKIRELEDRKKIQHLLALVGTDEGEITYFHREPPHKVTVTQKNTESRSEENLNLRPTMSRPTATRKESSRRKKSSDGLNGESLEQYKIDNQTLLLQVEALQAQMEEQTRLAKEQVESLLEDRRLQTEEALAQRQRDQERFTGMTDKLQRTQNLLHESTRDFLQLKFDTRVHEKSWMVEKDRLLRELDSCHNRLRKTGSAGPESSRTWQPSSSQALLLHRPQPELQQTHKEELKAMQEDLKQAHRLAEMYRGQCITMETELSQIREKGDVGREIFKERSDKMATRLQLMTQRYEALEKRRAMEVEGFKTDLKHLRQKLKDVEKSLLKVTLNIGPNQDLAILHQVRQTNGRTKKVQGELMALKAKIYGLENELRFS; encoded by the exons ATGTTTGCACTATTGACGACAGCCACTATGTTTTCAGTGTTTTCAGTGTTGTGTGCTGCTGGGATGGCGTCACCAACTAAAGATGCAACGCCACACAG AGCCAGCAGTCGTACTCCTGGTCGAGAACCTGACTCCCCACTCCCCCCCATCCATGAGCGGCTGGCGTACCTACGTCCTTCCAGGGAGCTACTCGAGTTCTACCGAGAGAAGATTGCCCAATTTGACGGAGAACACGAGGACCTCCTGCAGATGCTGGACAAGTACAGAGTCATCACAGAAGACCAG CATAAGTTGCAGTGGGAAGTACGACAGCGCGAGGGAGAGATTGCAGAGCTGCAAAACGCTCTGAGTGACATGCAGGTCTACCTCTTCCAAGAGAGGGAACAGTCTCTTCGGCTTTATGCAGAAAATGACAGACTAAAGATCAG AGAGTTGGAGGACAGGAAGAAAATCCAGCACCTCCTCGCCCTGGTGGGTACTGACGAAGGAGAGATCACATATTTCCACCGGGAGCCTCCTCACAAG GTCACtgtcacacagaagaacactgAGTCCAGATCGGAGGAAAATCTCAACCTACGGCCAACGATGTCGAGACCTACTGCCACCAGGAAAG AGAGCAGCAGGAGAAAAAAATCATCAGACGGGTTAAATGGAGAGAGCCTGGAACAATACAAGATTGATAACCAGACGTTGTTACTACAA GTGGAAGCGCTGCAGGCTCAGATGGAGGAACAAACCCGGCTGGCTAAAGAGCAGGTAGAGTCTCTGCTGGAGGATCGACGGCTCCAAACGGAGGAGGCACTGGCACAGCGGCAGAGAGATCAGGAACGATTTACAGGGATGACTGACAA GCTCCAGCGAACCCAGAACCTGTTGCATGAGAGCACCAGAGATTTCTTACAGCTCAAGTTTGACACGCGGGTTCATGAGAAGAGCTGGATGGTGGAGAAGGACCGGCTGCTGAGGGAGCTGGACTCCTGTCACAACCGTCTGAGGAAGACTGGATCTGCTGGGCCCGAATCTAGCCGTACGTGGCAACCCAGCAGCAGCCAAGCCTTGCTCCTCCACCGGCCTCAGCCAGAGTTACAGCAGACGCACAAAGAGGAGCTTAAA GCGATGCAGGAGGATCTGAAGCAAGCCCACCGACTGGCAGAGATGTACAGGGGGCAGTGCATTACAATGGAGACAGAACTGTCCCAAATCAGAGAGAAAGGGGATGTGGGCAGGGAAATATTTAAG GAGCGTTCGGACAAAATGGCCACGCGTCTCCAGCTGATGACTCAGCGCTACGAGGCGTTGGAGAAGAGGAGAGCGATGGAGGTGGAGGGCTTCAAGACGGATCTGAAGCACCTCAGGCAGAAACTCAAAGATGTGGAAAAATCACTACTCAAG GTTACTCTCAATATCGGGCCCAACCAGGACTTGGCCATTCTGCATCAGGTACGTCAGACCAACGGCAGGACAAAGAAGGTTCAGGGGGAGCTGATGGCGCTGAAGGCCAAGATCTATGGACTGGAAAACGAGCTGAGATTTAGCTGA
- the ccdc77 gene encoding coiled-coil domain-containing protein 77 isoform X1, whose translation MFALLTTATMFSVFSVLCAAGMASPTKDATPHRASSRTPGREPDSPLPPIHERLAYLRPSRELLEFYREKIAQFDGEHEDLLQMLDKYRVITEDQHKLQWEVRQREGEIAELQNALSDMQVYLFQEREQSLRLYAENDRLKIRELEDRKKIQHLLALVGTDEGEITYFHREPPHKVTVTQKNTESRSEENLNLRPTMSRPTATRKAESSRRKKSSDGLNGESLEQYKIDNQTLLLQVEALQAQMEEQTRLAKEQVESLLEDRRLQTEEALAQRQRDQERFTGMTDKLQRTQNLLHESTRDFLQLKFDTRVHEKSWMVEKDRLLRELDSCHNRLRKTGSAGPESSRTWQPSSSQALLLHRPQPELQQTHKEELKAMQEDLKQAHRLAEMYRGQCITMETELSQIREKGDVGREIFKERSDKMATRLQLMTQRYEALEKRRAMEVEGFKTDLKHLRQKLKDVEKSLLKVTLNIGPNQDLAILHQVRQTNGRTKKVQGELMALKAKIYGLENELRFS comes from the exons ATGTTTGCACTATTGACGACAGCCACTATGTTTTCAGTGTTTTCAGTGTTGTGTGCTGCTGGGATGGCGTCACCAACTAAAGATGCAACGCCACACAG AGCCAGCAGTCGTACTCCTGGTCGAGAACCTGACTCCCCACTCCCCCCCATCCATGAGCGGCTGGCGTACCTACGTCCTTCCAGGGAGCTACTCGAGTTCTACCGAGAGAAGATTGCCCAATTTGACGGAGAACACGAGGACCTCCTGCAGATGCTGGACAAGTACAGAGTCATCACAGAAGACCAG CATAAGTTGCAGTGGGAAGTACGACAGCGCGAGGGAGAGATTGCAGAGCTGCAAAACGCTCTGAGTGACATGCAGGTCTACCTCTTCCAAGAGAGGGAACAGTCTCTTCGGCTTTATGCAGAAAATGACAGACTAAAGATCAG AGAGTTGGAGGACAGGAAGAAAATCCAGCACCTCCTCGCCCTGGTGGGTACTGACGAAGGAGAGATCACATATTTCCACCGGGAGCCTCCTCACAAG GTCACtgtcacacagaagaacactgAGTCCAGATCGGAGGAAAATCTCAACCTACGGCCAACGATGTCGAGACCTACTGCCACCAGGAAAG CAGAGAGCAGCAGGAGAAAAAAATCATCAGACGGGTTAAATGGAGAGAGCCTGGAACAATACAAGATTGATAACCAGACGTTGTTACTACAA GTGGAAGCGCTGCAGGCTCAGATGGAGGAACAAACCCGGCTGGCTAAAGAGCAGGTAGAGTCTCTGCTGGAGGATCGACGGCTCCAAACGGAGGAGGCACTGGCACAGCGGCAGAGAGATCAGGAACGATTTACAGGGATGACTGACAA GCTCCAGCGAACCCAGAACCTGTTGCATGAGAGCACCAGAGATTTCTTACAGCTCAAGTTTGACACGCGGGTTCATGAGAAGAGCTGGATGGTGGAGAAGGACCGGCTGCTGAGGGAGCTGGACTCCTGTCACAACCGTCTGAGGAAGACTGGATCTGCTGGGCCCGAATCTAGCCGTACGTGGCAACCCAGCAGCAGCCAAGCCTTGCTCCTCCACCGGCCTCAGCCAGAGTTACAGCAGACGCACAAAGAGGAGCTTAAA GCGATGCAGGAGGATCTGAAGCAAGCCCACCGACTGGCAGAGATGTACAGGGGGCAGTGCATTACAATGGAGACAGAACTGTCCCAAATCAGAGAGAAAGGGGATGTGGGCAGGGAAATATTTAAG GAGCGTTCGGACAAAATGGCCACGCGTCTCCAGCTGATGACTCAGCGCTACGAGGCGTTGGAGAAGAGGAGAGCGATGGAGGTGGAGGGCTTCAAGACGGATCTGAAGCACCTCAGGCAGAAACTCAAAGATGTGGAAAAATCACTACTCAAG GTTACTCTCAATATCGGGCCCAACCAGGACTTGGCCATTCTGCATCAGGTACGTCAGACCAACGGCAGGACAAAGAAGGTTCAGGGGGAGCTGATGGCGCTGAAGGCCAAGATCTATGGACTGGAAAACGAGCTGAGATTTAGCTGA
- the ccdc77 gene encoding coiled-coil domain-containing protein 77 isoform X3, with the protein MASPTKDATPHRASSRTPGREPDSPLPPIHERLAYLRPSRELLEFYREKIAQFDGEHEDLLQMLDKYRVITEDQHKLQWEVRQREGEIAELQNALSDMQVYLFQEREQSLRLYAENDRLKIRELEDRKKIQHLLALVGTDEGEITYFHREPPHKVTVTQKNTESRSEENLNLRPTMSRPTATRKAESSRRKKSSDGLNGESLEQYKIDNQTLLLQVEALQAQMEEQTRLAKEQVESLLEDRRLQTEEALAQRQRDQERFTGMTDKLQRTQNLLHESTRDFLQLKFDTRVHEKSWMVEKDRLLRELDSCHNRLRKTGSAGPESSRTWQPSSSQALLLHRPQPELQQTHKEELKAMQEDLKQAHRLAEMYRGQCITMETELSQIREKGDVGREIFKERSDKMATRLQLMTQRYEALEKRRAMEVEGFKTDLKHLRQKLKDVEKSLLKVTLNIGPNQDLAILHQVRQTNGRTKKVQGELMALKAKIYGLENELRFS; encoded by the exons ATGGCGTCACCAACTAAAGATGCAACGCCACACAG AGCCAGCAGTCGTACTCCTGGTCGAGAACCTGACTCCCCACTCCCCCCCATCCATGAGCGGCTGGCGTACCTACGTCCTTCCAGGGAGCTACTCGAGTTCTACCGAGAGAAGATTGCCCAATTTGACGGAGAACACGAGGACCTCCTGCAGATGCTGGACAAGTACAGAGTCATCACAGAAGACCAG CATAAGTTGCAGTGGGAAGTACGACAGCGCGAGGGAGAGATTGCAGAGCTGCAAAACGCTCTGAGTGACATGCAGGTCTACCTCTTCCAAGAGAGGGAACAGTCTCTTCGGCTTTATGCAGAAAATGACAGACTAAAGATCAG AGAGTTGGAGGACAGGAAGAAAATCCAGCACCTCCTCGCCCTGGTGGGTACTGACGAAGGAGAGATCACATATTTCCACCGGGAGCCTCCTCACAAG GTCACtgtcacacagaagaacactgAGTCCAGATCGGAGGAAAATCTCAACCTACGGCCAACGATGTCGAGACCTACTGCCACCAGGAAAG CAGAGAGCAGCAGGAGAAAAAAATCATCAGACGGGTTAAATGGAGAGAGCCTGGAACAATACAAGATTGATAACCAGACGTTGTTACTACAA GTGGAAGCGCTGCAGGCTCAGATGGAGGAACAAACCCGGCTGGCTAAAGAGCAGGTAGAGTCTCTGCTGGAGGATCGACGGCTCCAAACGGAGGAGGCACTGGCACAGCGGCAGAGAGATCAGGAACGATTTACAGGGATGACTGACAA GCTCCAGCGAACCCAGAACCTGTTGCATGAGAGCACCAGAGATTTCTTACAGCTCAAGTTTGACACGCGGGTTCATGAGAAGAGCTGGATGGTGGAGAAGGACCGGCTGCTGAGGGAGCTGGACTCCTGTCACAACCGTCTGAGGAAGACTGGATCTGCTGGGCCCGAATCTAGCCGTACGTGGCAACCCAGCAGCAGCCAAGCCTTGCTCCTCCACCGGCCTCAGCCAGAGTTACAGCAGACGCACAAAGAGGAGCTTAAA GCGATGCAGGAGGATCTGAAGCAAGCCCACCGACTGGCAGAGATGTACAGGGGGCAGTGCATTACAATGGAGACAGAACTGTCCCAAATCAGAGAGAAAGGGGATGTGGGCAGGGAAATATTTAAG GAGCGTTCGGACAAAATGGCCACGCGTCTCCAGCTGATGACTCAGCGCTACGAGGCGTTGGAGAAGAGGAGAGCGATGGAGGTGGAGGGCTTCAAGACGGATCTGAAGCACCTCAGGCAGAAACTCAAAGATGTGGAAAAATCACTACTCAAG GTTACTCTCAATATCGGGCCCAACCAGGACTTGGCCATTCTGCATCAGGTACGTCAGACCAACGGCAGGACAAAGAAGGTTCAGGGGGAGCTGATGGCGCTGAAGGCCAAGATCTATGGACTGGAAAACGAGCTGAGATTTAGCTGA
- the hdhd5 gene encoding haloacid dehalogenase-like hydrolase domain-containing 5 has product MQRIKPLKTGWQLLKSSCEGAAKQVNTSPSTSRYYSHRPPQGRGSFGLLFDIDGVLVRGRTLIPAAKQCFRSLVDGEGKYKVPVVFVTNAGNCMRQTKAEHLSELLDVQVSPDQVVLSHSPLRMLTQFHKMRVLVSGQGPVEEVAHNLGFQDVVTIDMLREAYSLLDVVDHSRRPKHNTPSSKGLPPIEAVILFGEPIRWETNLQLIVDVLQTNGNPDDVCSAMRYPHIPVLACNMDLLWMAEAKNPRFGHGMFLVCLESLYKKVTGYDLKYEALIGKPSVVTYNYAELLVSQQAERLGWNTPVKRLYAIGDNPMSDIYGANLYNNYLQACQRTTAQAQTRSGGGDPSAGTVAAASKVTSTVAVGVEEELPEGCSSILVCTGVYSRDQQEQHVFHGHRDFRFDPALTQPSFVVEDVKEAVELVFQQEGWPLD; this is encoded by the exons ATGCAGAGAATAAAGCCTCTGAAAACGGGTTGGCAGCTGCTGAAATCAAGCTGTGAGGGAGCAGCGAAACAAGTCAACACCTCGCCTTCGACCTCCCGATATTACAGCCAT CGGCCTCCTCAGGGTCGCGGCTCCTTCGGGCTCCTTTTCGACATCGATGGGGTGCTGGTTCGGGGCCGGACGCTGATCCCCGCGGCCAAGCAGTGCTTCAGGAGCCTGGTGGACGGCGAGGGGAAATACAAGGTGCCGGTGGTGTTCGTCACCAACGCTGGGAACTGCATGAGGCAGACCAAAGCTGAGCACCTGTCCGAGTTGCTGGATGTGCAG GTGTCTCCAGACCAGGTGGTGCTGTCCCACAGTCCTTTGCGAATGCTCACCCAGTTCCACAAAATGCGTGTGCTGGTGTCGGGCCAGGGCCCCGTCGAGGAGGTCGCACACAA CCTCGGCTTTCAGGACGTGGTTACCATCGATATGCTCCGAGAGGCATATTCCCTTCTTGATGTCGTAGATCACAGCAGAAGGCCCAAACACAAT ACTCCATCCAGCAAAGGCTTGCCACCAATAGAAG CTGTCATCTTATTTGGTGAGCCAATCCGATGGGAGACCAACCTCCAGCTCATCGTTGACGTGCTCCAGACAAATGGGAACCCAGACGATGTCTGTAGTGCCATGCGGTACCCTCACATCCCGGTCCTGGCCTGCAACATGGACCTGCTGTGGATGGCCGAGGCGAAGAATCCCAG GTTTGGTCACGGCATGTTCCTGGTGTGCTTAGAGAGCCTGTACaagaaggtcaccggctacgaCCTGAAGTACGAGGCTCTGATCGGTAAACCCAGCGTGGTGACTTATAACTACGCTGAGCTGCTGGTCAGTCAGCAGGCTGAGAGACTCGGCTGGAACACACCTGTGAAGAGGCTGTACGCAATCGG CGATAACCCCATGTCGGACATTTACGGCGCCAACCTCTACAACAACTACCTTCAGGCTTGCCAGCGAACCACGGCCCAGGCGCAGACTCGGAGTGGCGGAGGAGATCCCTCGGCAGGAACCGTTGCCGCCGCCTCAAAGGTGACATCGACGGTCGcggtcggggtggaggaggagctcccaGAGGGGTGCAGCTCCATCCTGGTGTGCACTGGCGTGtacagcagagaccagcaggagcagCACGTCTTCCACGGGCACCGGGACTTCCGCTTTGACCCCGCCCTCACGCAGCCGTCCTTTGTGGTGGAGGACGTGAAGGAGGCGGTGGAGCTGGTGTTTCAGCAGGAAGGCTGGCCTCTGGACTAG
- the LOC130194710 gene encoding ras-related protein Rab-19 produces MQWCSWAGSWRSRLQRQPAGPETEDSFDFLFKIILVGDSNVGKTCVVQSFKSGIFIEKQQNTIGVDFTVRTLDVDGKKVKMQVWDTAGQERFRTITQSYYRSAHGAMVTYDITRRSTFESAPHWIREVEQFGASSVLLILIGNKSDLQAQRQVLFEDACTLAENNRVLAALETSAKEAQNVEAAFVLMARELLARTGTAIMEEIPQDSPQFMLRNSSHPVHGTASPDKKCGC; encoded by the exons ATGCAGTGGTGCAGTTGGGCTGGCAGTTGGAGATCCCGCCTACAAAGACAG CCTGCAGGGCCGGAGACTGAGGACTCGTTCGACTTTCTTTTCAAAATCATCCTGGTTGGGGACTCGAATGTGGGTAAAACCTGTGTGGTCCAGAGCTTCAAATCTGGCATATTCATCGAGAAGCAGCAAAACACCATCGGAGTGGACTTTACTGTTCGTACCCTGGATGTTGATGGCAAGAAGGTGAAG ATGCAGGTGTGGGACACAGCAGGACAGGAGCGATTTCGCACTATAACTCAAAGCTACTACCGCAGTGCCCACGGGGCCATGGTGAcctatgacatcacacgccgCAGCACATTTGAATCCGCTCCCCACTGGATCCGGGAGGTGGAGCAGTTTGGAGCTTCCAGCGTGTTGCTGATTCTCATCG GTAATAAGTCCGACCTTCAGGCCCAGAGGCAGGTGTTGTTCGAGGACGCGTGCACTCTGGCAGAAAACAACAGAGTGCTGGCCGCTCTGGAGACCTCGGCCAAGGAGGCCCAGAACGTGGAGGCGGCCTTCGTCCTCATGGCCCGGGAGCTGCTGGCACGCACCGGCACGGCCATCATGGAGGAGATTCCCCAGGACTCGCCCCAATTCATGTTGCGCAACAGCTCCCACCCGGTCCACGGCACCGCGTCTCCAGATAAAAAGTGCGGGTGCTGA
- the ccdc34 gene encoding coiled-coil domain-containing protein 34 yields MSGGRLPSCPASVSRGFSSTPVKTSQGKDFTSKGLDDGVLSDDEDTFSLLSPIYHDSFDSDEDLEPRRSDDSKLSVSPVRCELPRTPSVQMLDAVGPAGSPSLSAWEMWLVNKAKEDRFKLEKQAEEEQLRKEKKEQQEREREQKKIVMEKKMQEWLKMKIDQDKQEQLIKLSKEEEEIQKQQEKQRETEQRAQQKYKVWLQKKNQEQMELEKKDKEAAALKEEQEEERHKRAEEKFKHWLAKANERSRATSKSPCYLTSPYEKSYSSPSFYNPIPWKPIHVPPQEITLNNTSVKKPQKQPRCQQSPSSAFRLRRRVIAAQRR; encoded by the exons ATGTCTGGAGGGAGGTTGCCGAGCTGTCCTGCCTCTGTGTCTCGGGGCTTCAGCTCGACCCCTGTCAAAACGAGCCAGGGGAAAGACTTCACATCCAAGGGCTTGGACGACGGCGTCCTATCCGACGACGAAGACACATtctctctgctttctcccaTCTATCACGACAGTTTTGACAGCGATGAAGACCTGGAGCCCAGAAGGAGCGACGACTCCAAGCTCAGCGTTTCACCAGTCAG ATGTGAGCTACCAAGAACCCCTTCAGTGCAGATGTTGGATGCTGTTGGACCAGCAGGTTCGCCGTCTCTCAGTGCATGGGAGATGTGGCTGGTGAACAAAGCCAAAGAAGACCGTTTCAAATTGGAAAAACAAGCAGAGGAG GAGCAGTtacggaaggaaaaaaaagaacaacaagaaagaGAGCGGGAACAGAAAAAGATTGTCATGGAAAAGAAGATGCAAGAATGGTTAAAGATGAAAATAGATCAG GATAAGCAGGAGCAACTCATAAAACTgagcaaggaggaggaggagatacagaagcagcaggagaagcagagggagaCTGAACAGAGAGCTCAACAAAAGTACAAAGTCTGgctgcagaagaagaaccaAGAACAAATGGAATTGGAGAAGAAGGACAAA GAGGCAGCGGccctgaaggaggagcaggaggaagagcgccacaagagggcagaggagaagtttaagcactggctgGCAAAAGCCAATGAAAGAAGCCGAGCGACTTCCAAATCACCTTGCTACCTAACAA GTCCCTACGAGAAATCCTACTCGTCACCCAGCTTTTACAATCCAATCCCCTGGAAGCCGATTCATGTCCCTCCTCAGGAAATAACACTGAATAACACATCTGTGAAGAAACCTCAGAAACAACCACGGTGCCAACAAAGCCCCAGCAGCGCGTTCAGACTGAGGCGCCGTGTCATTGCAGCGCAGAGAAGATGA